From the Nitrospira sp. genome, the window TTTCCCGTCGGTATTCCCCTGGCAGTCTGGTTGACGAGTCGCCATGCGTCACCGCTTCGCTCCCGAACCCCTCTCCCTCCTGACGACCATCGACCCTAAGGAATCCCCCGGAACGTTCTCCGCTGGGGCGTTTGTTCCTGCCCCCGCTAAAGTTCGGAAAAACCCTTACCGAAAAGGTATCTAGCCCTCAGGAATCGAGGGACAAGGCAAGGAGGCCTTCTATGGACATGGATCTTCGTTCATCCACTCGTGTCACGGTTGCCTACCCGGTCCGACTCGCCGGAGACGCCATGGTCGGTCAGGGCACCCTCATCAATCTTTCGGCGCCAGGCTGCGCCATCGAAACGACCCTTCCCGTTCAACCCGGCGACTATCTCGAGTTACATGTGATGGCACCGGATCAGGCTCGCCCGCTCACCGTCGGTCTTGCCAAGGTTCGATGGGCTACGGAACAGAAGGCGGGCGTAGAGTTCATTCGGGTACGCCAAGACGAACAGAGCCGTCTACAGCGCTTGATTGGGCAGGTCTTGGAAGCATCGAGCGGCGGAACCGTTCACGAGCGGCGAGAATTGACCGCCGCCTAATCCGGCTTCTCAACGTCGACGATGCAGGCTGAGGCCGTCAGTGCCCCCCGGGGTCCGTGGAGGGATTCGCCATTCGCTTCATGATGATTTTCCTCCCCACGGTCATCAGCGTAAAGGACACCGCGAAGGCGATGGGCACAAAAATCGCTGTGGCCACGTTGGCATTCTTAATCCACCCCAG encodes:
- a CDS encoding PilZ domain-containing protein: MDMDLRSSTRVTVAYPVRLAGDAMVGQGTLINLSAPGCAIETTLPVQPGDYLELHVMAPDQARPLTVGLAKVRWATEQKAGVEFIRVRQDEQSRLQRLIGQVLEASSGGTVHERRELTAA